The Candidatus Angelobacter sp. nucleotide sequence GGACAGCGTGGTGACAGCCAGCAAAGTGTCCGTGTCACTCAGACCGGGCTTGCGCTGCATTGAACTGAGAAAATTTACAACGGCCCGATGCGGAATTTGCACCCCTTTGGGTTTGCCCGTGGAGCCCGACGTGTAAATCACGTAAGCGAGGTTCCCCGGATTGACCACCACGTCCGGTTTTTCCCGGTTTTCACGTGCGATGGATTTGCATTCACTGTCCAGGCAAAGGTACCGCGCTTTGCCCTTGGGCAGGGCGTCGCGCAGGGAGCGCTGCGTCACCACCACTGTCACCTTTGAATCCTCAAGCATGAACGCGAGTCGCTCGCCCGGGTAGCTCGGGTCGATCGGCACATAGGCGCCCCCAGCCTTGAGAACGCCGAGCACACCTGCGACCATGCTCGGCGAGCGGTCCAGACAGACACCGACGAGCGTTTCCGGTCGCACGCCGAGTCTGCGCAGGTGGCATGCGACCTGGTTTGCGCCATTGTCCAGCTCGCGGTAAGTCATCCGCTGCTCCCCGAAGACGACGGCCACGGCGTCCGGCGTTCGGGCCACCTGCGCCTCGATCATCTCGTGTAGGGTCTTCTCGGCCGGGTAATCCGCCCGTGTCCGGTTCTCTTCAACGAGCAATTGATTTCGTTCGATTGAGGTCAGTAACGGCAATTCCGAAAGCCGCCCGTTCGGGTCTGCAACGACGCCCTCAAGCAGCACTTTGAAATGCGCCAGCATCCGCTCGATAGTGGATGCATCGAAGAGATCGGTGTTATATTCCACCCGCGCCGTCAGGCGTTCGGCACCTTCGGTCATGTAAACCGTCAGGTCGAATTTCGCAGTTCCGCTGTCGAGTTCCAGTTGCGCAAGCTTCAATCCCGGCCAATTCACGGATTCAAGCGGCGCGCGCTCGAGCGCGAACATCACCTGGAAAAGCGGCGGACGGCTCAGACTGCGGTCCGGCTGCAGTTCCTCGACCAGCCTCTCAAAAGGGACGTCTTCGTTCGCATAGGCGTTGATCGCCGTTTCGCGTGTGTGACCGAGCAGC carries:
- a CDS encoding condensation domain-containing protein translates to MAVKQKVGVDSPSEVFAFPVSPGQQRLWFLEQFHPGTPLYNSPVAVRINGPLDIPVLERALNHIVQRHEILRTRFDLREGQPVQIVATSMQLQLVIADLGLLPEPDREREARRAAREEAQRPFDLTRLPLLRTNLLRLSATEHIFVLTAHHIIFDGWSLTLFFRELAAIYERLRLEKEPALPDLPIQYADFAVWQREQAKSLEKELAWWKRRLSGGLPTLELPVDRPRAAVQTYRGAVSSLALPVNLRNALQELSRNESATLFMTLLAAFQTLLHRYTGQTDILVGSPVAGRSLTETEAVIGLFINTLVMRGDLSGNPTFRELLGHTRETAINAYANEDVPFERLVEELQPDRSLSRPPLFQVMFALERAPLESVNWPGLKLAQLELDSGTAKFDLTVYMTEGAERLTARVEYNTDLFDASTIERMLAHFKVLLEGVVADPNGRLSELPLLTSIERNQLLVEENRTRADYPAEKTLHEMIEAQVARTPDAVAVVFGEQRMTYRELDNGANQVACHLRRLGVRPETLVGVCLDRSPSMVAGVLGVLKAGGAYVPIDPSYPGERLAFMLEDSKVTVVVTQRSLRDALPKGKARYLCLDSECKSIARENREKPDVVVNPGNLAYVIYTSGSTGKPKGVQIPHRAVVNFLSSMQRKPGLSDTDTLLAVTTLS